The following DNA comes from Bombus pascuorum chromosome 3, iyBomPasc1.1, whole genome shotgun sequence.
TACGTGAATTTCCTTTTTCGACCGCCAGACCCTGCGCTCTcttgctattattttattatttatcaagcCACGCCATGTTGTCATGATTTATATCGCCGGTATCGCCGGCCGAGATCACTTTTTTCAATATGGGCCAAAGGAAACGCGAGTATTTTTACTGGCTAGGGAAAACTGAAGGTTTAAGAGGCCGAGGGGAAATGAAACGGTGCATCGATACTCTTCGATGGAAATTAGGGTATTTTTACTGGCTCAGGTAAATTGAAGTTTTAAGAAATCGAATGGAAATGGAACGATGCATCGATAccctttgaaatttgaaattttaaatgtcGAAGCTAGGACGAAGATTTGACGAAGATTTGTTGATACGTAATTAACGCAACGGCAAATTGAAAGGTACagaaaaatacatagaacGCAGTTTACAGGCCAAAACGTAAAGCATTGGGAGCatcaataacgaataaaagatttaacaacgtttaacaattatttcctTGGCGATCTTTTCAGCGACgtcgtattcgtatatattttatagaaaacacAAAAAGTTCCGCTCAGCTCAATAATTTGACTGGCACAGTTTTGTAGTAGCGTAATAACCGCAATTTACTGCAAAATAGCAGGAAAAAGTGGAATCGACCACGTGAAGAGGAGACTATCGTGTTCGCCAATCGTAAAAAGGAGGATGATCGCTCTCGGCGAACATCGAAAGGCATACAAGACGCTGTTTGGGGACCttgaatttatattacgaTCTCTAAAAATACAGAACAATGACTCCCGATGCGCAAGCACGATAAAAACCTGTATTCCCATGCCACTGgattacgataaatattttaatattcgcgAAAAAGCATCGACCTTTTGCCGAGCAATCAGGAAATAGTAGCGCGAACGAAAAGTAGTGAATAATTCATATCGATGCTATCACTATCTACGTCCACGATCAAACAGTAATAACTTTAACGTTAAATCGACTGCTAGCTGCGTGACGCATGAACATATACGATCCCAGTGatgtaatttgcaatttgcAATTGCGATGGCGACCCAtttaacttctttttcacCTCTTCTGTTTCAGAATATATCCCAACGTCTCGTTATTTGGCAAAAactcgtaataaaaattctaccaACCTTTTGAACAACCCAAATTACTTCTAATTTGAGAACTAAGTCCCAAACGATATTTCTATTAGGTtggaaactaagtgattgcggattttgtcaataccacctaatgacaaaatccgcaatcgcttagtttccaatctaataaaaatatcgtttggGACTTAGTTctcaaattagaaataatttggGTTGTTCAAAAGgattgtcaataccacctaatgacaaaatacgcaatcacttagttgccaacccaatatatacGAAAATGTATCTAATCTTTCTTCACTGTTTTCACGTCTAAAATCGCACATTATAGATATCACTCTGTTTGTGTGTCCTGTATAATGCACGGTGTTTTCGTCCTCGAACGTGTGAAAGAAATGGGATAGTGGAATGCGACTGAGGAGGCTGTTGCGTAGAAACAAAGGCAGTCAAAAATCTAACGAGTCGTTGAAATAACCGGGAATCCTCTCCCCAGAGCTCGAACAATTCCCTTAATAGTTACAATTAGATCAAGTAGCTCGGCATTCGCCGCTTAATTGTCCTCTAATTGAATCAACATCCACCTCTGTTTTCCATCCACGGCGAGAAGTGGATTAGCGTTAAATAATACATCGATGGAACgcacgaatcgatcgatttccgATTAAACGATCGCCGAACTAATTGTTAGAATCGAATCatcgttttaaaatttcatatgtaGTTCGGTATTTTgacgaattttaaaatttcgttcgcgATGTGTGCGGTTTGGTATTTTGATGAATTGTTTCATTTCGTTTGTAATGTATGTAGcttgataattttttttttttcctttctttttggAGGATGAGTTTCGAGTGGTCGACCCATCGAAGggtaaagaatgaaataatacgcgaaaattttgtaaatctaACGTTATTGAACAATGTAAAAATGCGATATATTAACGCAACTTTGACTCTCGATTGATTAAACGatggaaaatggaaatttgcagaaatgaaagaattttataaatccgTAACGGCGAGCGGTCGggtgtaataaaaaatgtgatgatttgtaaattaaGTGAGCAAATTCTTGAAACTCTCTTTCATAATTCCAGTGACGggagaataaaatacaatgatgtaaattaactaaaaaaaaattgcggATGAAACATCGCGATAACACAACGTTGACTCTTAATAGGTTAATTCTTTTGGTAAAAGTGTTGGTGAGGAAGTTGATggcgaataattttttttttctccaatCCGCAACGCATCGGTAATTACAATGATTTGGTCGAATCGATGCGGAAATTATTTCACGGACGAACGAGGAAACGTCAGGCATAGTTGTCACACCAAGCGGAATGCGTAATGCcggtgtgtgtgtgtgtgtgtgtctgtGTGTGTTTCGACATTGCCAATTTTAAACATCAAGAGCAAAATTACGCAATTCGTTAGCAGTAAATTCACCGTTATCGTTAAACCTTCGGCTTTGAGCGGTTAACTCTTTGTCGACACTGTAAACGCAATAACAAACGCGGCTGGTTTCGCTGTTTATTCGCGTATATCGCTGTGGAGTAGGAAAATCGTTGAAAACGTATTCGGGATTCAATTTTAAGGGATAGCTTACGAAAAACACGATGCTTTGAAGTGAAACTAAATATATCTCTTTTAATCCGTGAGAAAATACAGTGCTACATCAAAGCTTCCAAATTTTTGTCAGACAGTCGAAACATATTTTgttctgttatatttttcaacgatcgaAATAAATCGCGTGCTATGTATGTAAGAAATCTTCTATCACGAGatacgaagaaatatattatcgaAGACATTCTATGGGATGTCTGGCAACGGTTGTCAGAAAATTCAGGGGCTGGTTCCACGAGttaaaagaagatgaaaatcCTGAATAGAAATATGCGTTTGAGATATCGTTCTTTACCTATCAATATCTACGAATCGACCAAACTATCTTTGGAATCtggcaaattattttatattataaataggaTACAACatacagatataaatattaaatataaagatattatatGTGAAACAAACAAATACGTCGAATATCCGAATCTCATTTGCATTTAATggaacaagaagaaaagaaatatacctCTCTTGATAACTGACCAGATCCATGGCCAGGTAGCGCAATACTACTGTGCACAAAATTCAAGCTCTAAGAAATCACAGTATTCGATATTTCCAACGGGCCATAGCACAACCACAATAACtcgtatcttttatgaattacACCACACAGAACCACGTTATCAGGCCGTGATATATTAACATCGCCTTACAAATCATTTAAACTCCCCACTCGAGTCACGAAGAAGAAATTGTACGTACTATAAAGAAACAGATTCTACGATACGATTGCAGGCCACAGAGAAATTCCCATTGAAGTATAGGTCCGTGATGCTCGTCCGCGACTCAGCCGTCGATAAATCAACGGAATTTCGCGAGCAGAACCACGATTTAATCGGAAACGTTGCGTACATACATCGTACATCATGCATCATCGGTTTGCCGTTGCGCGTTTGAACGAGGGAGGAACGAACatgtaattaaaaagccgCCGAGATTTCGGTTTTTTTCAACCGGCGTTTCCGCAATCCAAACGATCCTTCTCTCGCTCTATTTCTCTCTGGACATGGAAAACGTTTGCGCTTTTCACAAGCGGAACGCGTGCGATTCGCCTGATCCTCGGATCACTGCTGTTTAATTAGCTGGAACGTCTGGCTGCGCGTACGAACGcggatgaaaattttaattcgaaatgGAGAGTTGCACGCTTGAAATTCACCTCCTTCCCCTTACGCGGTTCGTTTCATTAATCGTCCAGTTTTTACAGTGGATTTGTAAATTACTATTGGTcgacgaagaaggaaaatttaattctactcGGCGAGTATTGTTAGATCGGCAATGAACGTTTAATGGGACACGGTTTCGCGTGCATTTCTGGATTTTGAGTATTGAAACCGGGATCCGGTTTCGatgtttaatttcattccGCAGAAGGGCCATTTTTCGTCCTCCCGAGGGAGAACTCGTGCTACAGTGATTAATGGCAGTCCTCGagtaattaattctaatttaacAGATTGTGTAACAGGTTGTTTGCAAGGGGTATAAATTAATCGAGAAATGCCATTTAAGTCGACGGCTATGTGAGATGGCTGGAGGCTTTCAGGGGTAACCTATTACCTCACCCTCTGCCTTTAATACCCGAGTTCATTGACCTATATTTCCGTAGATCTCATtatagagaaatttttaaactggTAGGAAGTTTAGTTCGCGTGCAatacaaaagagaaaatgcTAAAGTCCAAGCCTTCCAACATCTAAGCTGTTTGACCATgcgaaatatcaaaattaacaCGTGTAAAGTAACGTATgaagtaaataattaagaagacGATCGATAGTCACCAAGTAGCTTAAACAGAAAAAACAGTCAGTTGTTTCCAGAATTTCCTACGGAGTAGACGTATCGAAACGAgtatcttaataataattcagatTGTGtataattgtacatatataattgtaaataaaagatgtaaGCTTACTCGAAGTTTGGATATTTGACAAAATATCTCttactttgaattaaaatcTCGGTAAATAATACCAATTACGACCAAAAAAAAGCCCAGAATGATATTCCTTAAAATCGCCtgaaatgtgaaaaaaataaaatatcatataatatcagaaaatatcagaaaagAGGACAGTAGAATAACGAAGGCATTTGGAATTCCATCGTGGCCAAAATTAGGAAGACGAGGGCGTAATATAAGCGGCGAGGAGCGATTCCTCGGGCACGGGCGAAATTCCTCGAACTGACGGAAAATTATTGGGAAAATCTATCGACTGGCGGGCGCAGCGAGGCGAGCCAAACTGCCGCTAATCACCGGCGAAATCTCGATTTAATGGTCGACGGGGGGTTTGGCCGGTACACGTGGAGCTGGTGGTGCGCAACGCCTAGCCGAACAAAAACCGTCGTCTGGTTCGCTCGCATGCGTCGCGACGATAAATGCCATCGCGCCTCGCTGCATACACACTCCGTTACGTTTTATGCAAAATAGCCGAGCCGCGACGCCGGCTCACGGATTTATCGACGAATTCGCGCGTGCATTTCCTCCGTGTAGACACTTTCGTGATCTTCGCTTCATCGTACCTCTTGATTCGAGAGCAGCTTCTTTCGGAGGAGCATGCACGACGGTACTCGTTATTTCGAGAGAGTCGAGCGGAATTTTTCGCTTTATCTATGAGAGGATCTGTTCGAATCTCTTTTCGATGATGAGATTGTAATTAATTCTGTTCTTTGGCTATGGAGTATAATTTTTTGCTTCTACGAAGTATTACGTTTCAACTGGCATCGCGGATGATCGTAGAAGTTTCGATAAGGTTGGTTAACtttggtatattttatttcaattgttttTTTATCCCACGTTTCATAGGATAAATTGTTAATGGTCTTGATACGTGTAAATTAAAAGGaagtgaattttaaaattaaattctttaaccCCCACTTGATTGTAGATCATGTACGACTCAATGATACGAATAGAAAGACGCTTGCTCTAATGTCTTTATGAAGAAAACATACAACGCACTTAATCGAAAATGAATACGTTTATAGCTGACAGGGTTGATGACTTGTTGAAGGACACTGCGCATATATGCAACGTGAACCTTGAGCGTGGAAGGGGCAAGTGTCGATAACGTAAGAGATAGTAATTACGATAGAAGAAAGTCTAATTTAAGAAAGCATTTAATTATCTTCAATAAATGCAACTATCCAGCTGATACACTTAATCTAAAAGCCACCACGGACCTACACCTCTTCATATAAAAAGAACCCTTCTATCGTGCCATTCTCGCGTATTCTACCACCTATCATGTTTCGTGCTATCATATTTCGAAACCAATATCTATATTCGAGTCTTTCGATAATGCCTGATCGACAACTTATAAACCCTCTCGCTCTCGATCTACAACGAAAAACAAATGGAAAGAGCTAGctaataaaagtttaaaaaaaagttaccATCAGATTCAACGAACCTGTCGGTCATCCCTAGCCCGCAAATGAAATCGAAAGAAGAGTTGGACGTTGGCACCGGATGAAAGGCCGACGCCAAAGGCCTGGGCCATCCCCTCTGTGGCTGGGTTCTTAAAAAGTCAATTTCACAGGGCCGAACGGCCAAAGGGGATCGACAGGTTGATCGCACGAATCCTCCCTTGTCCGTCCCGTGGCGTAGTTTTTACGGGCGTGGAGGGAAAACGAGAGCCGAGCGTTGAAAAGCAGCGTAAGCGAGCGCCACCGCTTCATATTGATCGTAGCCGGCTGCTCAACATGGCGCCGGGGGTGGCGTTCGCGATCGGCCTGATCCTCGTCGTCGGACAGCTGAAGGAAGGGCCGAGCACCCTTGCGAAGACCTTCACCTTCCCAGAATATCCATACAAGGAGACTACCAAGAATGTAAGTCGTCCTAAACGTTCGTCGAGAATCCGCTCGAGGTACGCGTTTCCAACGCTAGTACAGGTTATGGTCGAGCGAGGTCTTGTTTTGGGGGTGGCGCTTTTTACCGTACCGGCCTTACCTGGCACTAGATTCCACGTCGAAATACCAGAAAGAATCTGTGGTGATcgaactaaaaaaaaaaataaaaataaaaatattagaaagtaCCTCGTGCTGTTAAGCATGTTTTCGATATTCGAAGAAGTTCGAAAAAAAGTTGAGTTcgtcctttttattttttctttcttctcgatCGATGTTGCGGATGTTGAATTGTTCGATTCGATATGAATGGGACAGTTGTATAGGATTTTACGAGTTGGAATTTTCAAGAGATCTCTGTGATATCCCGTCAGTGATGCGCGATACTCGAGGAGGATTACTTCGCGTCGATCCAACATTCCCATGGGGGACGTAACGAAAGGACGGGTGATCTCGCGATTTTGCTATGGGGATAAAATCGATTTGGCATTAACCCGAAGACAGTCAAGGTGCTCCGGGGCGTACTTCGCTGTTGTCGCTCGGTAGTACGGACTCGTATCCAGTGGTGTCCTgagaaattgatataaatcACGTACGTTGCCCATGAGGGATTATACTTAACACAAATGTGATTCTTCCAttgttgattattttataacgtagaTATAAATGATAGGAGTTAGTATCGGTGAATAATGTTCAGTGAAAGGGAACTATcttcaaagaaaattaaacgcGCCGGCGGCACCAATAATAGAACTCGTACGAGCACTAATTGAGGTTAATCTTACAACACGCATGAACCAATTGTTACGCTCAATTTTATCCCGTTATTGTGCGCCAGAGTCGGCTGTATTTTCCACCGCATGCCACGAGACTCTGTATCAATCGAATTCTCTATTGAAGCACGTTTTAATTCAATTCCAATGTCTTTCTAATACAACACTGGTCGCAGGAACTTCTCTTCAGGCAATTCGAGCAGACTTGCGAGGAGAGCGGAGCTTGCAAGATGTTACAACCAGAAAGGAGCGGCATCGCCAAAACTAAATGCATTCGCGAATGCGTGTCACCGTCCTGTTACAAAGAAATCTACTTGTTCGATCAGGTATTTCCATCGACTGGactctttcaattttttcactGTGCAAAGCAATGTCCGAGTGTCTGATTTCAGCTAGAAGAAGGCGAGATCGACGTGAGATTAAACTCTTTCAAGGGTTGCTTCATGCAGCGCAACGGACGACCgcgaaaataacaaaaagctCGCAAGCGAATAAAAGATGCTGAAAGAAGAGGGCCGAAGGCGGCCTGAGCGACCTGCTAATGGCGGCGAATACAAATTCTGAGCGACAGACGCACCGCACGAACCGCGTCCGACcagttgaaaaaaataaaacagaaagaaatcacaaaaaaatgacaattttgaaaatatattatatccgGCCGGGGCATTTAGAGCGATGAGAGCAATCAAGCTATTTAGTGAACATACAACAATAACAGACAGaataatactatatttcaGAATCACGCTGAAGCGCACGCGTTAAAACACGCGGACGAATTAAATTCGTCCTCGATTGatctttttctactttttgtaCGCACATATTAACACGTTACAATGTTATCGAGCAATGTTGCACGGATCGAATAAACTGTTAAAGCAAAGCCTCCTCGTTGTTCGTGTCATAAGATCGCCCTATCTAATCCTTATATTGCGACAACTAGAAACAACACGTTGCTTTTATAGATCAACAAAGAAAACATCTTGCTTGTTAAAACACTCACCGCGTAGACAAGATTATGGAACGCCGCGTCGTTTCTTGAATCGTTTGCAGTGTTAACGTAGCTCTTGATCCGATCCAAAGTCTCTTCAAACGGTGTCTTGCAAAGAGATCTCGCGTTCCATGGTCCTTCGTCGGTGCAATACCTTCTGCGATAGCGAAGCCAGGTTGAAACGAAATCCAGAAAATGGTAGGTTACGTGACGTGTCTGCAGGATGCTAGATACGATATCATAGTTGCTCATCAGCGTG
Coding sequences within:
- the LOC132905595 gene encoding uncharacterized protein LOC132905595; protein product: MAPGVAFAIGLILVVGQLKEGPSTLAKTFTFPEYPYKETTKNELLFRQFEQTCEESGACKMLQPERSGIAKTKCIRECVSPSCYKEIYLFDQLEEGEIDVRLNSFKGCFMQRNGRPRK